A part of Pungitius pungitius chromosome 15, fPunPun2.1, whole genome shotgun sequence genomic DNA contains:
- the LOC119202303 gene encoding C-C motif chemokine 12-like yields MMMSVGGLKKDFQSRHKHRIDFSRRRAMAGLAFFSLLLVAVMVSTASAQGGLPSCCLKLGKTKVHRDQLKSYYVQLTTTQCTKKAVVFTTVKDKRICSHPEESWTKNSMAYLDKKRATTQIRLK; encoded by the exons ATGATGATGAGTGTTGGTGGGCTTAAAAAGGACTTTCAGAGCAGACACAAGCATCGTATTGATTTTAGTCGGAGACGAGCAATGGCAGGCCTGGCTTTCTTCTCGCTTCTTCTCGTTGCTGTCATGGTGTCCACAGCCTCAGCTCAAG gTGGGTTGCCCAGTTGTTGTCTAAAACTTGGAAAAACTAAAGTCCATCGAGACCAGCTGAAGAGTTACTACGTACAACTCACGACGACGCAGTGCACAAAGAAGGCAGTGGT ATTTACAACGGTGAAAGACAAGAGGATCTGCTCTCACCCCGAGGAGAGTTGGACAAAGAACAGCATGGCCTACCTGGACAAAAAACGGGCCACTACACAAATTAGACTAAAATGA
- the LOC119202319 gene encoding C-C motif chemokine 20-like, whose protein sequence is MDPRGRIAVTTVLLCFILALLGPAPAALGSQAGKACCMSYNRKPVPFQRIRGYKEQTTRENCHIEAIVFYTVKKNAICATRKDKWVRRNLELLSLKLKKMSKAGTA, encoded by the exons ATGGATCCCAGAGGAAGGATCGCCGTGACAACCGTTCTCCTCTGCTTCATACTGGCCTTGCTCGGTCCAGCTCCAGCTGCCT tggGTTCCCAGGCGGGCAAAGCCTGTTGCATGAGCTACAATAGGAAGCCGGTACCCTTCCAGCGTATCAGGGGCTACAAAGAACAAACCACCAGGGAGAACTGCCACATTGAGGCGATCGT TTTCTACACGGTTAAGAAGAACGCGATATGTGCCACACGCAAAGATAAGTGGGTGAGGAGAAATCTGGAATTACTCAG TTTGAAACTGAAGAAGATGTCCAAGGCTGGCACTGCTTGA